The DNA segment GGGACACCTGGTCATTGGCGACAGAAGGAGACGTCCGACAGAGAGGTCAGCGCGATCAAGACTGTGACCTTGCCAGGCGGCTGGGAAAGGTAActtctctctctgggcctcagattcccttcttcttctcctttttttttttttttttcttgtctctttttctttctagggctgcacctgcagcatatggaggttcccaggctatggggtccaactggagctgtagccgcctgcctgcaccagagccacagcaacgccagatctgagccgcgtctgcaacctacaccacagctcacggcaacgctggatccttaacccactgagtgaggccagggatcgaacccatgtcctcacggatgccagtcgggtttgttaaccactgagccatgacgggaactccagattccctTCTTTTGAAATGGAGAGACTGGTGCTCCCCGTAGCCTCAAATGTCAGGCTGAGAGTCCTATGAGTGAATGGCTGGGGGCCAGTTCACTGTGGGGCCTGGGTCtagtgtggggagggggctgcgggaCAGGCTCCTTTTTCCCCTCCTACCTGCAAGCTCCTGTCGACAATCCAGTTGGTCTCAAAGTCGTCATCATCCTCTCCAAACGGGTTGATGAGCTGCTCTGCCACCTTGGGGGGAGGCGAGGCTCTGGAAACCCTCAGCTGGAACCTCTGCAGCCTCGCTCCCATCCTCCAACCTTGGCTCCTGCCAGTTCccccctccctccgcctccccccgCCCATGATGCCCTTTCTGCCGGACCCCTGTCTCCGAAGCCACTGTGTAGGGACCCTCCTCTCCTGGCTGACCATGACCCCCTGGCCCACCACCAGCCTTGTCCCGGAGAGGCTCACCTTCAGCCAGCCGGCATAGAAGAAGAACTGCAGGAACGTGAAGAGGGGTACAACGAGGTCCATCTCGTGGCCGGGGTAGGCCTTGGCTGGGTTCAGAAACTGCCTCCCAACCAGACAAGCCAGGAAGAAGCTGTATACCGCCACGGTCACCACCTGAGAGCGAAAGGAGGAGGCGACAGAAAAGGGCTGGGGGCGCTGCTGGGTGGAGACCGTGGGATCAGGAAGCTCCCTAGGCTGGGTGTATAGGCTTTGGTCTGACTTGCACACTTGTGTGACTTTGGCTCTCTGtggtcttctatttatttatttacttatttattttgtcatattagggctgcacccagagtatatgaaagttcccaggctagggatccagatgaagctatagccgctggtctacactgcagccacagcaacgccagatccaagccacatcttcgacctacaccacagctcatggcaatgctggatccttaacccactgagtgaggccagggattgaacctgcatcctcatggatcctagtcaggcttgttaccactgttctcttcactgaattttttttttttttttttttttggctttctagggccacatccagagcaaagggaagtttccaggctaggggtcagatcagagctgcagctgccggccaatgccacagccacagcaacgtgggatccttcacccactgagcaaggccagggatcaaacatgtgtcctcatggatgctagtcagattcctttccgctgaaccacaacaggaatgcttGTGGTCTCCtctttaaaatgcagataatCACGCTACCTCCACCAGGGGCCTGGACCCTTTGAACTTGGCACTAGAGAGAACCGGCAAAGTCTAGACCAGACTCCCAGGGTGAGCCTCTTCTTCAGCCCCTAAGTGAGCCCTTCCCATTATAGGCCACTTTCTGAGTCCTCCTAGTCTCAGTTTCCTGCGGGGGCAGCTTCATCAGCCTAAGCCTCACCTGAGTGTACACCAGCGGGACACTGATCCAGTCGTAGGCATACAGGTGTCCACACTGAGTACGCAAGGTGTTCATttcctggggaggcaggagagagggttGGGGTTTTAACCACCACCTGTTCTCCCAGGCTCACCCCCTAGCTCCTCCCTAGATACCAGGGTCTGGCACTCATGGTCCAGCCCTGGCTGTGTGGTCACGAGCAGCTCACTTAACCTCTTCGTGCCTCAGCCTCCTCGTCTATCCAAAAGGAACTAGGATCTCAGAGGCTCACTTTAGAGAGGGCATGGGAGGGAAATTGAAACGGGGCCAGCTTGGGCTGTGGAGTCCCGTTGGAAAAGATCCTACAGTCCCACGGCAGACTCTGGGGAGACCCTCAGGGGCCCAAGCCTTCTCTTTGTAGGAAATGTGTCCCGCGTGGGGCACGACCCCAGCCCGCTCTGCAGCAGCCCCAGTTGTATAGTGGGCTCACGTCGAGCAGACTCTGGAGCAGGACAGGGTCCCGGATTCGACCTCCAATCCAGGCCTTCGTTGACAGGTTGGCAAACCACACCCAGGGCATCCAGAATGAGTTGTGTGGCAAGCTCAGTTTTTCTAAGTGCTTGTGTTCCGAGGGGGTCATAAAGCCTGAGAGGTAGAGTGGAGAAGACAGTGGGTAGCAGAACCTGCAAAAGGGGTGGCTGGCCAGGCCCTGCCAGTAGGACCCAGAGTTCAAGCCCAAGCCCCTACTGAGCGCATAGGGACCTCAGAGTCCTTTGCCatcctctttcaaaaaataatcatCAATGCGCTGCTCTGGGCTGAGCCCTCACTCTTCTCTCTCATCCCTCAAGAGTCCTTAGCCCCATCTCAAAGCCCTACTCGCTTCAGAGCCCTGACTCCGCCCCACCCAACTCGGGGGGCGGGGCTGATCCCACCCAATCCTCAGCCCAGGGGCCTCTGGCTCCACCCATCTCCGGCTCCAACCCCGCCCCCGGCAGGCTCTGGCTCCGCCCACTGCcccgcccagccctgcccacctgctTTCACCAGGTGCTGGGGACTTGGAAAGCGCTTGTAGACGGCGGCGCTGATGCTGCGCAGGATGAGCACGTTGCCCAGGTTGGCATAGCGCATGAGCGTGCGTCGCAGCAGCCGGCCTTGCTCATCCTTGCCCTCGACGAAGCATGACACCAGGTTCATGAGGCGGTCGGGCCACGGCAGGTTCTCGTACTGGTTCCACCAGCGGGTCACGACCAGCGTCACGTAGAAGCctgggcaggaggggtggggggcgaggggcAAAGGCCCAGGCTGTGGCCAGAGCCCAGCGAGGGCGATGCCTCGGTTTCTCCATCTTTCTAATGGGGTTGGGCCCAGCCCCAAACCTCCTGGAAGACGCTCGGGATGGGGAGACCATCAGAGCCTCGCTTGGAGGCAGAAGAGTTTTTTCTCTTGGCCCCCCTGCCTTTCCCAGAGATCCGCCAGACCCCTCCCCTTCTGCCCAAGGCTCTAGGTACTGCTGTACTGTCAGCGCTGCCCTAGGAAAGTGGGGTCTCAAGTGCTAATGGCGGGAAACCGTTCTTCCTAAGGTGTAGCTTCAGTCCCTCTGGCTGTAGGCTCCCCATTGCCCTGAACCACGGAGAGGCACTGACATGCCCCTGGCCTTCCCCAGCCAGCTCCTCTTGATCCGCCTGTCTGGAGCCTGGAGCAGCCACTGGACCCTGACACATGGAAGGGGGAGCTCACCCAGCACGAAGGAAATGGGGATGAGCTGGATGTAGCTGTCGCAATACAGAGTCAGCTTCTCAAAAATCACCTGCTGTTCATCCGTGAGGGCCATCCTggggcagggttggggggtggggttgttAAAGAGGTGTAGATACTGGAAGGAGATGGCTGAGACTGGTCCCAAGTCCAGCCAGGCCCAGGTAGGAGTGTGGCAGCACCAGCTCCTCCATATCCCTGTAGCtgccctgcctgccaccccccccaccccccggcctgGGTCCCCATCTTTCTCCAGCAGCCTGGAAACCCCAATGGGGCCTCTGCTCTATGCCTAGAGGGAGAACCCCTCAGGAGGTGTTCTATGAGGCCGTAGGAAGGACAGTCCTGCTGAAGGAGTCAGTTTTAGGCACCAATAACCCTTTTAAAGCAAAAGACAGTTGTTTGAAAGTAGGTTGAAATAAAAGagtgttctttctttaaaaatatgtacagtcCTACTTAGAGCACAGGtaactatagccagtctcttgggatagaacgtgatggaagataatatgagaaaaagaatgtatatatatgtatgactgggtgactttgctgtagagcagaaattaacagaacattgtaaatcaactatactttaattaaaaatataaaaaaataggagttccccttgtgcagcagaaatgaatcccactaggaaccataaggttgcgggtttgaccccaggtctcgttcagtgggttaaggatctggtgttgccatgagctatggtataggttgcagaggtggcttgaatctggcgttgctgtggctgtggcgtagggccactctatagcttcaatttgacccctagcctgggaacctccatatgccatgggcgcagccctataaagcaaaaaaaaaaaaaaaaaaaaaaaagaagaagaagaagaaaagaaaaaaattaaattaaaaaaaataaaaatatgtatggtAGGGagagatgaataggcagagcacagcaggtttttagggcagtgaaaatactctgtgtgATACTGTAACAATGGATACaagtcattacacatttgtccaaacctacAGAATATACATGAAGGGTGAACCGTAAGGTAAACTATGGaatttgggtgataatgatgtgtccgTGAGGGTTCTTCTGTTATCACCAATGTCCCACTCTGCAGCGGGACGCTGATACCAGGAGAGACACTGTGTGTGGCGGGAAGGGGTGGGGTTTATGAGAGTTCTCTGCtccttctgctcagttttgctatgaacctaaaactgctctaaaaaatagtcAACAgcagctcctgttgtggctcagtggtagccaacccgactagtatccatgaggacaaaagttcaatccctggtctcgctcagtgggttaaggatccagcgttgccgcgagctgtggtatagctcacagacgcggctcggatccccagttgctgtggctctggtgtaggctggcaactgcagctccgatctgagccctaagcctgggaacttccatatgtgctaAAAAGGGTGGggttctaaaaagaccaaaaccaaaagtCTATGGAaactcccttgtggcacaacaggttgaagatgcagtgctgctgcagctgtggcacagggtcgatccctggcccaggaacttggacAAGCTTCGAGGGCAACTCCCTCCATCATAATAAAGCCTAATTTTTAAGTATGTCGATACACTAGTAACAACCAAAGAAAATTAATGCATTttgttattagtattattatgaaCTCAggaattttatgtatttgataTTTTCAATTCATTGCCATTGTTAAcgctttttccatttaaaatgtaagcGCATATTCTGTGGTTATATCTGTTACATTTTATTGcttaagtaaacttttttttttgctttttagggccacactcacggcataaggaggttcccgggctaggggtctcattgcagctacagctgccggcctacaccacagccacagcaacgccagatccgagccgcatctgcgacctacaccacagctcacggcagcgccagatcccaaccccctgagcgaggccagggatcgaacctgcaacctcaagggataaacatttttattggggaaaaaaaaaaaaaaaaaaaaaaaagggccatcTGTGCCTGTGAGACGATGTGGCCCCAGGAAAACAGCCTGGCTGAGTGGGACCAATTAAGGCCTGAGTTCCAAGGCCCCTCCCTGGGTTGGAGGAAAGGGCGTTTGAGATGCTCCCACCTGCCCTGAGCTGCCCTCCCAGCCTgcctccttttttcctcctccccagcccccaggccccaggccccaggccccaaaGGCTTGGTCGCGAGCTCAACTCAGCCTTACAGAGCTCTGTGCATTGGCCCCCTAGATGGCTGGGAGGCCCCCAGGAGCTCCAAGCCCGGCTTGTCCCCCTGTACCTGTAAATGAAGCGGATGATGTAGTAGCAGAGCAGGAAGATGAGGAACTCGCCATAGAGCAGCTTGTAGATGCTGCCTCGCCAGCACAGCAACAGGCGGGAGAAGGAGCCTAAACGGGCATTAGCCACTTGGCTTGAGTAGGTGACGGTCATGGCCGGGCACTGGGCTGCCACAGGTGGGCTTGGGCCCTGGTGGACAGACAGAGAGCGCTACCGGTGTGGGGGTGGCCAGGAGGGAGCAGGGACCTTAATTAGAGTCTGTCCAAAACTCACGAGTGACCTTAGCTAGGATCCTTCCCTGCTCTGGGCTTCAACTCTCCCATCGGGACACTGGGACGGAGGGACATGACCTCTGAGGAGCCAGGACATGAGTCCAGAGGCTATCCACAGCCTTggcaaagaagacacagagaagtCTGTGCGCTTAAATGGTATGACAAAGGCAACAACAGAAATGTCCCCAGGCTGGCCTCCATCCTGTGTTCTGAGCCCCCCATATCCAGTCATTCCCTTAACTTTTCAACCACCCTGGACTGAGAACTGGAAAGCGGCCTGGCCAGCCTTGGCCACCGCCCTATCCCTGGTGCCCAAGCAGAGCTTGATAGATGGAGAGGTTTCGTGAATGGTGGCCCCAGGACCTTTCCACCTGCTGAACCTCCTTCCTGGAGGACGCTCTTCCTAATCTAACTCCATGGCTCACCCCCACTTCAAGTCATCTTCTGAAAGGATATGCCCACCCACCTGACCTGGAAATAACATCCTAGTACCCTGgcactctctcctctccccttgctCAATGTTTCAGCATAGCACTCACCATGTTATACTTGCAAATATATTTTGCAGGCTATCTGCTTGTTCACTGCCTATTCCCTCCTGGCAATGGAAGCCCCTATTGTGTTCtcataggtgctcagtaaaaatggactgaagcaggagttcccactgtgttgcaaTGGGATCCACGGAGtcctgggagcgctgggacgcaggttcgagccctagccCAGCAGtagattgaggatccagcattgccacagctatggcttaggttgcaactacagcttaggttgccactgcagctcagatctgatccctggcctgggaactctgtgtgCCATGGGGTGCCCcccagccaatttttttttttttactgaagcaATGACTGGCACCCCCCCTCACCTGCTCTGAGGCAGTCACACTGCCTGTCTCTGTGCCTGGTTCACACTAAATTCATTCCCACTTCAGGGCCTTTACATGGATACACAGGTGCCTGCACACCTGCTCAGGTGCTACCTGCGTGTATCCATCACGTACACAGATGCGGAGACAGTCATCCACCCTAAAGGCCCTCAGCgctcccagcccagcctgctGGCTCAACGCTACTCACAGATGGGGCTCCAGGCCGGTCAGGCGATCCCACAAAAAGTCTGGCCACAGACCCTGTGCGACTCTCTGGGGTCCTGTGGCCAGTGCCCCTGCTCACTCTTAGGGGCTGGCACTGCCCACGTGTATGCTAAGCAGTCACTTGACTCCCTAAGCCAGGACCTCCACAAAGGAGAGCTTGTCTTGGCCCCTCCTCATAATCTGCTCGTAAGCAGCAGGGAGGCGAGTCCAGCCAGGGCCCTCTAATTCCTTCCTGGGGGGAGCGGGGCTGAGACCAGAGCTGGAATTGGGGGCAACCCTCAAGGCCATCCTGCCATTTCCTCTGGGTCCTAAACTCCAGAGATGGGGCCAGGGagtgggtggggggcggggtatCTGTATCTGACCCCCGAGATCTTGCAGCAAGAGCTGTGGGGAGAAGGGGTGGAGCTTTGGGCCTCATCTCCCATTCCAGGAGCCATCCAGAGAGGGCGGCGTCTGCCTGGGCCCTGTGGGCTTCGGCGGCACTGTAGGAACCCCAAGGAACGCTGGATCACCGTCAGAAGTCCCGGCTTCTAGTCCTGGTTCTACCACCTGGTGTGATAACCCTGGGTGGGCCTCTGCTCCTCTCTAGGCCTCAGTGTCCCTCTCTGAAAAGAAAGCTGTTGCTTTAGAACCCCATCACTCCAGTAGGATGACCGAATTCAGCATATACGCCCGAGGAGCTCTGATTGGCTGCTGATGACATCATAGGTTATTCGGGCTGTCATTGGCTGGCAGGGCCCAGTTCGTAGGTTGGTTCAGAGCTATGGAAGGAGAAGGGGGTCGGGGGTGGGCTGCTGTGTGGGGGCCGGGCCGGGTGTAGGATGACACAGCAGCTCTGGTGTTTGTGCCGCTGGCTCCCAGCCAGCCGGGGCAAGATGGAAATATGTGCTCAGCTTCCCAAGGGCAGCTGGTTAATATCCAGCAGCTGCTTCCATACATTTTAATACCTCCATCCATACGTGAGAACCCTCCTAAGCCACTGAAAGCGAAGCAGCAGTAGCCCTTGGTCTTCTGTGGCCGGAAGAATGGCTTGGAATGTTTATTAAACATGCAGCTTCCCAGGATCGTTCTCCAGCGTCTGATTCTGCAACCTGAGAGATGCTGCGTTTCTAACGAGCACCGTGAGGATTACAATACCGGTGGTCTTTGGACCACACTTTCCGGAAGGGCGGCTTTACAGTATGACCTTGAGCCCTAAAATAAatccactcctccctccccctcccttcttccctcctccctctctccttcaatccccttttctactcacccgcccccacccccgccccatacTCCTTAGCATTAATCATGCTGAGAATACGGGTGATTTTcgtgagcatctttttttttttttttttgtctttttgccatttcttgggccgctcccgcggcatatggaggtttccaggctaggggtctaatcggagctgcagctgccagcctacgccagagccacagcaacgcgggatccgagctgcgtctgcgacctacaccacagctcgcgtcaacgctggatccttaacccactgagcaaggccagggatggaacccctaacctcatggttcctagtcggattcgttaacctctgcgccacgacgggaactctcatcaTTTTTAACTTTACAATTCGCTGcctggaaaaagaaattatttcacaaCGACCCAGGGTCCTTTTCTAATTGCAGCAAACAACCACACCCTTACTGTTATAACGGAGTCTCTTTAAGATCAGGGAATGTCTTAGGAGTTTTTGCTGCATCCCCCACTGCCCGTGCTGGGGGAGATGTTTTCCCATCGCTGTCCTCAACCGACCTGGGAAAAGGGGCTGCTTCACCCGAGCCTCAGTCTTCTCGTCTGTGAAATGGAACACCCACCTCGGGACCCGGTGAGAAGGATGGTTGGAAAAGCGTTTTATTCAGCTTTCCAAACCAGAGTTCTGCCTGCTAACTTTGCCTGGGCAACATCTAGGGAGGGTGCCTCTGCCTCACTCTCCAGGTTCAACTGGTCCGGGTGGATCCCTATCACTGGTATTTTTTCAAGTTCCCCAGGTGAGTCTAGTGGACAGTGTGGgttgaggtcactgctgtgagttTTCCTATCCTTGCAGTCCCTCTTCCCCCACCAACCCGGACCAACACTCAAGAGAGAGCTTTCCATCTGGCAGatgattaataaatatattttaaaaaatacaatcgAAACATGTCTGGTACCACGCTTGGCCTGCGGAGGCTCATTCTGTATGAGCTGGAATGAATGGACCTCCTGCCTTTGTGGAGTCAGGTTCCTGCATCCCCTGAGGTGGCCACTGGGGGGCGCCCTTGACCAGCCTGATCATTGGTCAGAGTCTGGATGGTGGAGCAGGCGCTGGATGGCACCATCTCCTTGACCCTGACGAGCAGCTACAGAGCCATGAGAGGGTGTGGGGAGACACTGGagttctccctccctcttcctgatCTGCAGGTTCCTTGGCAataccccctccccccacgccaCATTCCCAGCAGGACCAGCTGACTGTGCAGCTCAGCCCTCCTTGCCTCCCAGATGCCCCGGCATGTCCCCAGGGATACCCCATGAGGGGCTgctcctggccccacccaactGCGAAAGACAGGCACAAGCCAAAGTCTCTCCCCTTGGGTCTCAGCCATGAAAGTGTCCCCAACCAGCCCTGCGCATCTCAGGCACACAGAAAGGCCACAGCACACACGTATCGACCCAAGCCATGCTTGGACGTTTGCGCCCCAGGATGGACCTCTGCAAGGATAGGGCCAAAGCCCATCAGGGTCGGGCTCCTCTGCTTTCCATTAGCAACGTCGTCAGTCAAAAACCATTTCTGATGCCAGGGTGAGTCTAATCTGATTCTTGCCTCCAAGAATTCACCGTCGACTAAAACCCAGGGAAACATTTAACACAGAGTGGGCAAGGCCTAATATCTGTGCCAGGGAAATTTGTACAGAGATGGGAGCATTTGGGCTGGGTCTTGAAGCATGAGTAGGAGTTTGAGTTGAGAAGGGTGGAAGAGCATTACATATCAGGGGAACAGcccatgaaaagacacagaggtcTTATTGAAGGATGGTTCCGTATGGTACTATTATCCACGTTTTCTAAAGGAGGATGCTGAGTTTCAAATCCCACCTTGTTCAAGGTAACACAGCCACGAAGGGCCAGGTCGGAACTGGAATCTGGGTCTTCTGATTCTGAATCTGTGCCTTTTCTACCACCCATCACCGCCTCTGCCATGGAGGTCAGTTTCTGAGCGTAGACTCTTACCTGTTAGGGCAGTGGTCTCTGTTGGGGTTGAAGGGATCTCCAAGGGATGGGGAATGCACAGAAGAGACTTTGACAGCAGTAGAGCCTGTGCTCCCAAGTCCCCCAGCTGAGAGCCATCTCCGGGGGCAGGCAGAGCAGAGCTGGACAGATGGGTGGAGGTTCCAGAGGCAGAATGCTATGGCCTTCTCATCTAGGATCACCATGGCAACAGGAGCATCACAGAGGGCCTGCCGCTGTGCCCTTCCAGGCCCTGCCTCAgctgggcaggaaggaggggatCCAGCTTGGCCAGGGGCAGTGGcagggggccctggggtgggCTAGCCAGGCCTGGATGCTTCCTCCAGGCTCTTTATAGGGCATCTGCCAGCCCACGCCCCTCTCTTGGGCCAATCACAGTCCAAACAGGGCAGAGGCCAAGAAAGAAACGAAGAGGTCCTGGCACAGCCGGACAGGGGAAGGGAGGAATAGTGCCAGCCCGGGGCCAGGAAGCAAGACAGACTACGACACCTCTACCCTGGGACCAGGCAGCTCTGATCCCTCAAGACCAAATAGACTCAACATTCAAAGAAATGAACACATGAGCTCTGGCTCCTGCAGGAAGACATCAGGGAccaggagaggcagggagaggctggGACACGCCCAGATTCAGCTTCATCAAACCCCATCCTGCCAATGACGATGGAATAGTGCAGAACAGGCCAGAGCCGGCCCAACCACAGACGGAAGGCACAAGGCGAGAGGATTCAGCATAGCCTTGGGGAGAACACCGGGATCCCTGAGTTACCCTGTCCCCATGGACTCCGTCCCCCAGAGGCCAGCCAGGTGAGGTACAGACTCcatccacacccacaccccaccAGCTCAGGACCCGGctaaggggcaggggaggaggaagaggagcatcCTGGGGTAGCCCTCCCCCAGAGAACGGCCCTGGATATGAGAGGACAGGTTGCTCACCCATTCCCTGCAAGTCAGAAGCCTTAACTTTCCCCATCTGTTGAATGGGCATGTTAGCAGTTTTCCATCTgtaaacaaggaaactgaggtttagaggcAAAAGTTCACTTGCCTCGAGTCACAGAGAATTGGTGTGGACCTGGGAAGTATAAGCGAGCCCCTGTCTAGGTCAGAACAACATGCCTCTTTACTGTTCCAGGAGGTTCTTGTGGCTCAGTCTCACAGACAAGCCCTCAATGCTGGCTGAGCTTGGCACTGCTCTGGGCATTgtgggaggaaaaggagagaaagagtggTTTCTCCCATGTCTTGAGCACTTACTGGGTGCCTAGCAGTGCACAAAGCACTTTATAGAAATGATCTTAGCTCATCATCAGAGCTGGACAGTAAGACGTGTTATCTACCTGTTTCAGGTAGATGTCAAGGCCAGAGAGACGGATGGTAAGGAACACGCCCAAGTCTCCACTCAAACCCAAGCCTGCCGGTCCCAAGCCCTCGCGGTAACGACTAAGTAAGCTGCCTCCTGGTCCATAGTCACTAACCACGGGGTAGGAGTGAGGCTGCCTGGCAGGGATTCCAACCCAGAGGGGATTTCTGTACTGTGTGGGCAGCTGGCTTTGAGTCTATGTGGCACCTTCCAGGGGAGCCTTCCTCAGAGGGTGGTCAGATCCAAGGGCGGTGGGGGAGGATGGCTCAAGGGCAGGCTGCCAGTGGGTGACTGTCCGCTGGGACAACAGGACCACCAAGCAAGCTGCCTCGAGTTGCCCTGAAGGCCCTCAGATACAGGTTGCctggcaaccacagctccaaGCCCTCTCTACCCCAGGCCACAGCTCTCCAGAGTTAGCAAGGGAAACCAGAACAGTCAGTGAcatataaatttcagataaacaatgaatacctttaaaaaaattgtattaaagtgTAGGTGATCTATAATattgtgccactttctgctataccgcaaagtgactcagtctatatagatatatatatgtattcttttttttaatattctttttttttttttgcgctattatagggccgcacctgaggcatacagaacttcccaggctaggggttgaatcggagctccagctgctggccacggccacagccacagcaacgtgggatccaagacccatctgtgacctacatcacagctcacggcgacactggatccttaacccactgagcaaggccagggattgaacctgcatcctcctggattctagttgggttcattaactgctgagccacgaagggaacacctttttttttttaatattctttgccatcatggtctatcctgggagactggatatagctccctgtgctatgcagtaggacctcattgcctatccattctaaatgcaatattttgcatctactacccccaaactcccagcccatcccactccttccctgtctcccttggcaaccgtcagtctgttctctatgtctgtgagtctgtttttgttttgtagataggttcatctgtgccaccttcttcttcttcttcttctttttttttttttttttgcctgcacccacagcatgtggaagttctggggtcagggatcaatccTAAGCTGCAattgcagcctgagccacagctacggcaacaccagatccttaacctgctgttgtGCCACATAGGAACTTCcaatgtgtgccatattttagactccacatttaggtgatatcacatggtaattgtctttctctttctgactgacttagtatgataatatctagtgccatccatgttgctgcaaatggcatcatttcattcttctttatggctgagtagtattccatttgtatatatgtaccatatcttctgtatccattcatctgttgatgggcgtttagagtgtttccatgtcttggttattgtgaataatgcttctatgaacaaaagggtgcatgtgtctttttgaagtacagttttgtccatatatatacccaggagggGGACTGCTGGATGATATGTTATTTTTAGTGTAACAATGAATACTGTTTTAGTGTAACTATGTCCTGTACTGCATAGGCTCCCAGGGGAGGCCGTCCAGAAGGA comes from the Phacochoerus africanus isolate WHEZ1 chromosome 4, ROS_Pafr_v1, whole genome shotgun sequence genome and includes:
- the BEST1 gene encoding bestrophin-1 isoform X2, with product MGPSPPVAAQCPAMTVTYSSQVANARLGSFSRLLLCWRGSIYKLLYGEFLIFLLCYYIIRFIYRMALTDEQQVIFEKLTLYCDSYIQLIPISFVLGFYVTLVVTRWWNQYENLPWPDRLMNLVSCFVEGKDEQGRLLRRTLMRYANLGNVLILRSISAAVYKRFPSPQHLVKAGFMTPSEHKHLEKLSLPHNSFWMPWVWFANLSTKAWIGGRIRDPVLLQSLLDEMNTLRTQCGHLYAYDWISVPLVYTQVVTVAVYSFFLACLVGRQFLNPAKAYPGHEMDLVVPLFTFLQFFFYAGWLKVAEQLINPFGEDDDDFETNWIVDRSLQVSLLAVDEMHQDLPPMERDMYWNDPEPHPPYTAASAQSRRPSFFGSTFNISLGKEDMEFQPEEEEEAHTGILGHFLGLQSSDHQPPRTNSKTKLLWPKKEGHFHEGHPKNLRGARLDSSDQEDSKAWREGGFKSAPLCGRPGYHSAPQTPLGHTPMVFPPEESAPLGLRRVSGIDEAVKDQSLQPATPSIKKSFELLPESAEASAEPLQGSHVRRKTVEFNLTDLSEAPEHLKEPHLESPMGIHAILKDHRDPYWALENRDEAHS
- the BEST1 gene encoding bestrophin-1 isoform X5 gives rise to the protein MGPSPPVAAQCPAMTVTYSSQVANARLGSFSRLLLCWRGSIYKLLYGEFLIFLLCYYIIRFIYRMALTDEQQVIFEKLTLYCDSYIQLIPISFVLGFYVTLVVTRWWNQYENLPWPDRLMNLVSCFVEGKDEQGRLLRRTLMRYANLGNVLILRSISAAVYKRFPSPQHLVKAGFMTPSEHKHLEKLSLPHNSFWMPWVWFANLSTKAWIGGRIRDPVLLQSLLDEMNTLRTQCGHLYAYDWISVPLVYTQVVTVAVYSFFLACLVGRQFLNPAKAYPGHEMDLVVPLFTFLQFFFYAGWLKVSLLAVDEMHQDLPPMERDMYWNDPEPHPPYTAASAQSRRPSFFGSTFNISLGKEDMEFQPEEEEEAHTGILGHFLGLQSSDHQPPRTNSKTKLLWPKKEGHFHEGHPKNLRGARLDSSDQEDSKAWREGGFKSAPLCGRPGYHSAPQTPLGHTPMVFPPEESAPLGLRRVSGIDEAVKDQSLQPATPSIKKSFELLPESAEASAEPLQGSHVRRKTVEFNLTDLSEAPEHLKEPHLESPMGIHAILKDHRDPYWALENRSVLSLNPGH
- the BEST1 gene encoding bestrophin-1 isoform X3 codes for the protein MTVTYSSQVANARLGSFSRLLLCWRGSIYKLLYGEFLIFLLCYYIIRFIYRMALTDEQQVIFEKLTLYCDSYIQLIPISFVLGFYVTLVVTRWWNQYENLPWPDRLMNLVSCFVEGKDEQGRLLRRTLMRYANLGNVLILRSISAAVYKRFPSPQHLVKAGFMTPSEHKHLEKLSLPHNSFWMPWVWFANLSTKAWIGGRIRDPVLLQSLLDEMNTLRTQCGHLYAYDWISVPLVYTQVVTVAVYSFFLACLVGRQFLNPAKAYPGHEMDLVVPLFTFLQFFFYAGWLKVAEQLINPFGEDDDDFETNWIVDRSLQVSLLAVDEMHQDLPPMERDMYWNDPEPHPPYTAASAQSRRPSFFGSTFNISLGKEDMEFQPEEEEEAHTGILGHFLGLQSSDHQPPRTNSKTKLLWPKKEGHFHEGHPKNLRGARLDSSDQEDSKAWREGGFKSAPLCGRPGYHSAPQTPLGHTPMVFPPEESAPLGLRRVSGIDEAVKDQSLQPATPSIKKSFELLPESAEASAEPLQGSHVRRKTVEFNLTDLSEAPEHLKEPHLESPMGIHAILKDHRDPYWALENRSVLSLNPGH